A single genomic interval of Malania oleifera isolate guangnan ecotype guangnan chromosome 13, ASM2987363v1, whole genome shotgun sequence harbors:
- the LOC131145708 gene encoding LEAF RUST 10 DISEASE-RESISTANCE LOCUS RECEPTOR-LIKE PROTEIN KINASE-like 1.2: MFPRTRLSLQIAVFFLLFILLPEICRTRGNHRHHYPYCPPSSCGKIHNISHPFRLKGDPPNCGDSRYELWCDQEQNRTVVQLYSGQYNVEDINYTDYSMRLVDPGVQKDNSCSLPSHSLGDGNFSYGDPYVLETDGRNKAITFLDCAAAVTYVQYYVDITLCGRGNTAENAHSITSSSSPGDSCPNHSYAIFGRKTMSDVVDSCSIRMVAWVQNPPTAGDLISDHNHQQNISFAAIHDKLAYGFWISWYNFRCGRKCFATGGYCLRDNNTITCKWCYVYPKITSSRPFKCA, from the coding sequence ATGTTTCCGAGGACCCGCCTCTCACTGCAGATTGCAGTATTCTTCCTCCTCTTCATCCTGCTCCCTGAAATTTGCAGAACCAGGGGAAATCACCGTCATCATTACCCATACTGTCCGCCTTCCTCTTGTGGGAAGATTCACAACATAAGCCATCCCTTCCGATTGAAAGGGGATCCACCCAACTGCGGGGACAgcagatatgaactgtggtgtgATCAAGAGCAGAATCGCACAGTAGTGCAGTTGTATTCCGGACAATACAACGTGGAGGATATCAACTACACAGACTACTCAATGCGGCTGGTAGATCCAGGCGTGCAGAAAGACAACTCCTGTTCTTTGCCTTCTCATTCTTTGGGTGACGGGAATTTCAGCTACGGAGATCCCTATGTCCTGGAGACTGATGGACGGAACAAAGCCATAACTTTTCTGGATTGTGCAGCTGCGGTAACTTATGTCCAGTACTACGTGGACATTACCCTCTGCGGTAGGGGCAATACAGCTGAGAATGCTCATTCCATCACCTCTTCTTCATCCCCTGGAGATTCCTGCCCCAACCATTCTTATGCTATCTTTGGACGAAAGACCATGTCAGATGTGGTGGACTCTTGCAGCATCCGAATGGTGGCCTGGGTTCAGAATCCACCAACAGCAGGAGATTTAATCAGTGATCATAATCATCAGcaaaatatttcttttgcagcCATCCATGACAAGCTGGCTTATGGGTTTTGGATTTCATGGTATAACTTTCGCTGCGGCCGGAAGTGCTTCGCAACGGGTGGCTACTGCCTCCGTGATAACAATACCATTACCTGTAAATGGTGCTATGTTTATCCCAAGATCACCTCCAGCCGCCCCTTCAAATGTGCGTGA